One window of the Anomalospiza imberbis isolate Cuckoo-Finch-1a 21T00152 chromosome 24, ASM3175350v1, whole genome shotgun sequence genome contains the following:
- the IGSF9B gene encoding protein turtle homolog B isoform X5, with amino-acid sequence MIWYVAALVASVLGARGLPVQGALGSREEPEFVTARAGESVILGCDVIHPLTGQPPPYVVEWFKFGVPIPIFIKFGFYPPHVDPEYAGRASLHDKASLRIEQVRSEDQGWYECKVLMLDQQYDTFHNGSWVHLTVNAPPTFTETPPQYVEAKEGSSVTLTCMAFGNPKPIVTWLREGDLLGANGKYQVSDGSLTVLSVSREDRGAYTCRAYSIQGEAVHTTRLLVQGPPFIVSPPENITVNISQDALFTCQAEAYPGNLTYLWYWEEENVYFKNDLKLRVRILIDGTLIIFRVKPEDAGKYTCIPSNSLGRSPSASAYLTVQYPARVVNMPPIIYVPIGIHGYIRCPVEAEPPVTLVKWNKDGRPLRIEKYSGWNLLEDGSIRIEEATEDALGTYTCVPYNALGTMGQSPPARLVLKDPPYFTVLPGWEYRQEAGRELLIPCAAAGDPFPIIAWRKVGKPSRSKHNTLPGGTLQIRSLGKDDHGEWECVATNIVASITASTHLTVVGTSPHAPTSVHVVAAMTSANVSWEPGYDGGYEQTFSVWMKRAQFGPHDWLSLPVPAGSSWLLVDTLEPETAYQFSVLAQNKLGTSSFSEVVTVNTLAFPVTTPEPLVLVTPPRCLTANRTQQGVLLSWLPPANHSFPIDRYIMEFRVAEKWEILDDGIPGSESEFFAKDLSQDTWYEFRVLAVMQDLISEPSNVAGVSSTDVFPQPDLTDEGLARPVLAGIVATICFLAAAILFSTLAACFVNKQRKRKLKRKKDPPLSITHCRKSLESPLSSGKVSPESIRTLRPPSESSDDQGPQAKRMLSPTKEKELSLYKKTKRAISSKKYSVSKAEAEAEATTPIELISRGPDGRFVMDPAEMEPSLKTRRIEGFPFVEETDMYPEFRQSDEENDDPVVPTSVTALKAQLTPLSSSQESYLQPPAYSPRFHRALEGPGTLQATGQARPPAPRAFHHQFYGYLSSSSPGEVDPPPFYMPEVSPLSSVMSSPPLPPEGPFGHPTIPEENGENASNSTLPLAQTPTGGRSPEPWGRAEFPFGSLELAPAPFPHQLQPCEAAEGSQPTGCLPRGPPPSSLQVVPASYSGILPLEAPKSWTGKSPGRGQSSVPTTTKWQDKPMQPMGCQGQLRHTSQGMGIPVLPYHEPSEPVGPSGTSTFSLDTRWYEPQPRPRPSPRQVRRAEPSLHQVVLQPSRLSPLTQSPLSSRNSSPELTARARPRPGLIQQAEVSEITLQPPAAVSFSRKSTPSSTGSPAPSSRGDSPSFRPTTAFTPVGTGFSNSQGSSLPVETMDVFGDIPSPRRADEEILQPEPTSTTTVAATGKRPSPPGDAAAPERLEALKYQRIKKPKKSSKGSSKSRKQLNGSASQVQHPPSSQVLSPDEAVCLRKKKRHPRQDPFARLSALKDDLCHRQLPEDQTAILNSVDHDDTSGHATLL; translated from the exons ATGATTTGGTATGTGGCCGCTTTGGTAGCAAGTGTGCTCGGCGCCCGCGGGCTGCCCGTCCAAG GTGCCCTCGGCTCGAGGGAGGAGCCCGAGTTCGTGACCGCTCGCGCTGGCGAGAGCGTGATCCTGGGATGCGACGTGATCCACCCGCTCACGGGGCAGCCCCCTCCCTATGTCGTGGAGTGGTTCAAGTTCGgcgtccccatccccatcttcATCAAGTTTGGGTTTTACCCTCCCCATGTCGACCCAGAGTATGCCG GCCGGGCCAGCCTGCACGACAAAGCCTCCCTGCGCATTGAGCAGGTGCGCTCCGAGGACCAGGGCTGGTACGAGTGCAAAGTGCTCATGCTGGACCAGCAGTACGACACCTTCCACAACGGCAGCTGGGTCCACCTCACGGTCAATG ctccccccacGTTCACGGAGACCCCACCGCAGTACGTAGAGGCGAAGGAGGGCAGCAGCGTCACCCTGACCTGCATGGCGTTCGGGAACCCCAAGCCCATCGTCACCTGGCTCAGAGAGGGAGACCTTTTGGGTGCCAATGGCAAGTACCAG GTGAGCGACGGGAGCCTCACGGTGCTCTCGGTCAGCCGGGAGGACAGAGGTGCCTACACCTGCCGGGCCTACAGCATCCAGGGCGAGGCTGTGCACACCACACGCCTGCTCGTCCAAG GACCTCCCTTTATCGTTTCCCCTCCGGAGAACATCACAGTCAACATCTCCCAGGATGCGCTGTTCACCTGCCAGGCTGAGGCGTATCCTGGGAACCTCACCTACCTGTGGTACTGGGAGGAGGAGAACGTCTACTTCAAGAA TGACTTGAAGCTGAGGGTGCGGATCCTGATCGATGGGACGCTGATTATTTTCCGTGTCAAACCAGAGGATGCTGGAAAATACACCTGTATCCCCAGCAACAGCCTGGGCCGCTCGCCATCAGCCTCTGCCTACCTGACCGTGCAGT ATCCTGCCCGCGTGGTGAACATGCCCCCCATCATCTACGTTCCCATCGGGATCCACGGGTACATCCGCTGCCCGGTGGAGGCGGAGCCCCCGGTCACGCTGGTCAAGTGGAACAAGGACGGGCGTCCCCTGCGAATCGAGAAG tATTCTGGCTGGAACCTGCTGGAAGACGGGTCGATCCGGATCGAGGAGGCCACTGAAGATGCTCTCGGCACTTACACCTGTGTGCCTTATAACGCCCTGGGTACGATGGGCCAGTCTCCCCCTGCCCGACTGGTACTGAAG GACCCCCCCTATTTCACGGTGCTACCAGGCTGGGAGTACAgacaggaggcagggagggagctgttGATTCCTTGCGCTGCTGCCGGAGACCCCTTTCCCATCATCGCCTGGAGAAAG GTAGGGAAGCCCAGCAGGAGCAAGCACAACACGCTGCCCGGCGGGACCCTGCAGATCCGCTCCCTCGGCAAGGACGACCACGGCGAGTGGGAGTGCGTCGCCACCAACATCGTCGCAAGCATTACTGCCAGCACCCACCTGACCGTCGTAG ggacaAGCCCTCACGCCCCGACCAGCGTGCACGTCGTGGCCGCCATGACCTCAGCCAACGTCTCCTGGGAGCCCGGCTATGACGGTGGATACGAGCAGACTTTCTCAGTTTG GATGAAGAGAGCCCAGTTTGGACCCCATGACTGGCTGTCTCTCCCTGTGCCAGCTGGTTCCAGTTGGCTACTGGTGGATACCTTGGAACCAGAGACTGCCTACCAGTTCAGTGTCTTGGCTCAAAACAAGCTGGGCACCAGCTCCTTCAGTGAGGTGGTCACTGTGAACACTCTAG catTCCCTGTAACAACTCCAGAGCCTCTGGTGTTGGTTACCCCACCGAGGTGCCTAACAGCCAACCGGACACAGCAAGGCGTCCTCCTGTCGTGGCTCCCTCCCGCCAACCACAGCTTCCCCATCGACCGCTACATCATGGAATTCCGCGTGGCGGAGAAGTGGGAGATCCTGGATGATGGCATCCCGGGCTCCGAGAGCGAGTTCTTTGCCAAGGACTTGTCCCAG GACACCTGGTACGAGTTCCGTGTGCTGGCGGTCATGCAGGATCTCATCAGCGAACCCAGCAACGTCGCTGGCGTGTCCAGTACAG atgTTTTTCCTCAGCCTGACCTGACGGACGAGGGCCTAGCCCGCCCGGTGCTGGCTGGCATCGTTGCCACCATCTGCTTCCTGGCTGCTGCCATCCTCTTCAGCACACTCGCCGCCTGCTTCGTCAACAAGCAACGCAAACGCAAGCTCAAGCGCAAGAAAG ACCCTCCTCTCTCGATAACCCACTGCAGGAAGAGTTTGGAGTCCCC GTTGTCTTCCGGCAAGGTGAGTCCCGAGAGCATCCGCACGCTCCGTCCCCCCTCGGAGTCCTCTGACGACCAGGGCCCTCAGGCCAAGCGGATGCTGAGCCCCACCAAGGAGAAGGAGCTCTCCCTTTACAAGAAGACCAAACGAGCCATCAGCAGCAAGAAGTACAGCGTCTCCAAGGCGGAGGCTGAAGCTGAGGCCACCACTCCGATCGAGCTCATCAGCCGTGGGCCGGATGGGCGCTTCGTCATGGACCCGGCGGAGATGGAGCCCTCCCTGAAGACACGGCGGATCGAGGGCTTCCCCTTCGTGGAGGAGACGGACATGTACCCCGAGTTCAGGCAGTCGGACGAGGAGAATGACGACCCCGTTGTCCCCACCTCCGTGACCGCCCTGAAAGCCCAGCTCACCCCACTCTCCTCCAGCCAGGAGTCCTACCTTCAGCCACCAGCATACAGCCCCCGGTTCCACCGGGCGCTGGAGGGTCCCGGCACCCTGCAGGCCACCGGCCAGgcccgcccgccggccccccGGGCTTTCCACCACCAGTTTTACGGTtacctcagcagcagcagccccggggaGGTGGACCCGCCACCCTTCTACATGCCAGAAGTCAGCCCGCTGAGCTCGGTCATGTCCTCCCCACCACTGCCCCCCGAGGGGCCCTTCGGACACCCCACCATCCCCGAGGAGAACGGGGAGAATGCCTCCAACAGCACGCTGCCCCTGGCCCAGACCCCCACGGGGGGCCGGTCCCCCGAGCCCTGGGGTAGGGCTGAGTTCCCCTTCggcagcctggagctggcccccGCGCCGTTCCCccaccagctccagccctgcgaGGCGGCCGAGGGCTCCCAGCCCACGGGCTGCCTTCCTCGGGGGCCACCACCCTCCTCCCTCCAGGTGGTCCCTGCATCCTACTCGGGCATCCTGCCCCTGGAGGCACCAAAGAGTTGGACGGGCAAGTCACCGGGCAGGGGTCAATCCTCCGTGCCCACTACCACCAAGTGGCAGGACAAACCTATGCAACCCATGGGATGTCAAGGGCAGCTAAGACATACCAGCCAAGGTATGGGCATACCCGTGTTGCCTTACCACGAACCGTCCGAGCCCGTCGGCCCCAGCGGCACAAGCACATTCAGCCTGGACACCAGGTGGTACGAGCCCCAACCCCGACCTCGGCCCAGCCCTCGGCAGGTcaggagggctgagcccagTTTACATCAGGTGGTGCTACAACCTTCAAGGCTTTCTCCTCTGACCCAAAGTCCCCTGAGCTCCCGCAACAGCTCCCCGGAGCTGACTgcccgcgcccggccccgcccgggccTCATCCAGCAGGCGGAGGTGTCGGAGATCACGCTGCAGCCGCCCGCGGCCGTCAGCTTCTCCCGCAAATCCACGCCATCCTCCACGGGATCTCCGGCGCCAAGCAGCCgcggggacagccccagcttcCGACCGACCACCGCCTTCACCCCCGTGGGCACCGGCTTCTCCAACTCCCAGGGCTCCTCCCTGCCCGTGGAAACCATGGATGTTTTCGGAGACATCCCTTCTCCAAGGAGGGCTGACGAGGAGATTCTCCAACCGGAGCCGACATCCACCACCACGGTAGCCGCCACAGG AAAACGTCCATCTCCGCCCGGGGACGCTGCTGCACCTGAGAGGCTCGAAGCTCTGAAATACCAGCGGATAAAGAAGCCCAAAAAGTCATCCAAGGGCTCCTCGAAATCCAGAAAACAACTCA
- the IGSF9B gene encoding protein turtle homolog B isoform X4, translated as MIWYVAALVASVLGARGLPVQGALGSREEPEFVTARAGESVILGCDVIHPLTGQPPPYVVEWFKFGVPIPIFIKFGFYPPHVDPEYAGRASLHDKASLRIEQVRSEDQGWYECKVLMLDQQYDTFHNGSWVHLTVNAPPTFTETPPQYVEAKEGSSVTLTCMAFGNPKPIVTWLREGDLLGANGKYQVSDGSLTVLSVSREDRGAYTCRAYSIQGEAVHTTRLLVQGPPFIVSPPENITVNISQDALFTCQAEAYPGNLTYLWYWEEENVYFKNDLKLRVRILIDGTLIIFRVKPEDAGKYTCIPSNSLGRSPSASAYLTVQYPARVVNMPPIIYVPIGIHGYIRCPVEAEPPVTLVKWNKDGRPLRIEKYSGWNLLEDGSIRIEEATEDALGTYTCVPYNALGTMGQSPPARLVLKDPPYFTVLPGWEYRQEAGRELLIPCAAAGDPFPIIAWRKVGKPSRSKHNTLPGGTLQIRSLGKDDHGEWECVATNIVASITASTHLTVVGTSPHAPTSVHVVAAMTSANVSWEPGYDGGYEQTFSVWYGPLMKRAQFGPHDWLSLPVPAGSSWLLVDTLEPETAYQFSVLAQNKLGTSSFSEVVTVNTLAFPVTTPEPLVLVTPPRCLTANRTQQGVLLSWLPPANHSFPIDRYIMEFRVAEKWEILDDGIPGSESEFFAKDLSQDTWYEFRVLAVMQDLISEPSNVAGVSSTDVFPQPDLTDEGLARPVLAGIVATICFLAAAILFSTLAACFVNKQRKRKLKRKKDPPLSITHCRKSLESPLSSGKVSPESIRTLRPPSESSDDQGPQAKRMLSPTKEKELSLYKKTKRAISSKKYSVSKAEAEAEATTPIELISRGPDGRFVMDPAEMEPSLKTRRIEGFPFVEETDMYPEFRQSDEENDDPVVPTSVTALKAQLTPLSSSQESYLQPPAYSPRFHRALEGPGTLQATGQARPPAPRAFHHQFYGYLSSSSPGEVDPPPFYMPEVSPLSSVMSSPPLPPEGPFGHPTIPEENGENASNSTLPLAQTPTGGRSPEPWGRAEFPFGSLELAPAPFPHQLQPCEAAEGSQPTGCLPRGPPPSSLQVVPASYSGILPLEAPKSWTGKSPGRGQSSVPTTTKWQDKPMQPMGCQGQLRHTSQGMGIPVLPYHEPSEPVGPSGTSTFSLDTRWYEPQPRPRPSPRQVRRAEPSLHQVVLQPSRLSPLTQSPLSSRNSSPELTARARPRPGLIQQAEVSEITLQPPAAVSFSRKSTPSSTGSPAPSSRGDSPSFRPTTAFTPVGTGFSNSQGSSLPVETMDVFGDIPSPRRADEEILQPEPTSTTTVAATGKRPSPPGDAAAPERLEALKYQRIKKPKKSSKGSSKSRKQLNGSASQVQHPPSSQVLSPDEAVCLRKKKRHPRQDPFARLSALKDDLCHRQLPEDQTAILNSVDHDDTSGHATLL; from the exons ATGATTTGGTATGTGGCCGCTTTGGTAGCAAGTGTGCTCGGCGCCCGCGGGCTGCCCGTCCAAG GTGCCCTCGGCTCGAGGGAGGAGCCCGAGTTCGTGACCGCTCGCGCTGGCGAGAGCGTGATCCTGGGATGCGACGTGATCCACCCGCTCACGGGGCAGCCCCCTCCCTATGTCGTGGAGTGGTTCAAGTTCGgcgtccccatccccatcttcATCAAGTTTGGGTTTTACCCTCCCCATGTCGACCCAGAGTATGCCG GCCGGGCCAGCCTGCACGACAAAGCCTCCCTGCGCATTGAGCAGGTGCGCTCCGAGGACCAGGGCTGGTACGAGTGCAAAGTGCTCATGCTGGACCAGCAGTACGACACCTTCCACAACGGCAGCTGGGTCCACCTCACGGTCAATG ctccccccacGTTCACGGAGACCCCACCGCAGTACGTAGAGGCGAAGGAGGGCAGCAGCGTCACCCTGACCTGCATGGCGTTCGGGAACCCCAAGCCCATCGTCACCTGGCTCAGAGAGGGAGACCTTTTGGGTGCCAATGGCAAGTACCAG GTGAGCGACGGGAGCCTCACGGTGCTCTCGGTCAGCCGGGAGGACAGAGGTGCCTACACCTGCCGGGCCTACAGCATCCAGGGCGAGGCTGTGCACACCACACGCCTGCTCGTCCAAG GACCTCCCTTTATCGTTTCCCCTCCGGAGAACATCACAGTCAACATCTCCCAGGATGCGCTGTTCACCTGCCAGGCTGAGGCGTATCCTGGGAACCTCACCTACCTGTGGTACTGGGAGGAGGAGAACGTCTACTTCAAGAA TGACTTGAAGCTGAGGGTGCGGATCCTGATCGATGGGACGCTGATTATTTTCCGTGTCAAACCAGAGGATGCTGGAAAATACACCTGTATCCCCAGCAACAGCCTGGGCCGCTCGCCATCAGCCTCTGCCTACCTGACCGTGCAGT ATCCTGCCCGCGTGGTGAACATGCCCCCCATCATCTACGTTCCCATCGGGATCCACGGGTACATCCGCTGCCCGGTGGAGGCGGAGCCCCCGGTCACGCTGGTCAAGTGGAACAAGGACGGGCGTCCCCTGCGAATCGAGAAG tATTCTGGCTGGAACCTGCTGGAAGACGGGTCGATCCGGATCGAGGAGGCCACTGAAGATGCTCTCGGCACTTACACCTGTGTGCCTTATAACGCCCTGGGTACGATGGGCCAGTCTCCCCCTGCCCGACTGGTACTGAAG GACCCCCCCTATTTCACGGTGCTACCAGGCTGGGAGTACAgacaggaggcagggagggagctgttGATTCCTTGCGCTGCTGCCGGAGACCCCTTTCCCATCATCGCCTGGAGAAAG GTAGGGAAGCCCAGCAGGAGCAAGCACAACACGCTGCCCGGCGGGACCCTGCAGATCCGCTCCCTCGGCAAGGACGACCACGGCGAGTGGGAGTGCGTCGCCACCAACATCGTCGCAAGCATTACTGCCAGCACCCACCTGACCGTCGTAG ggacaAGCCCTCACGCCCCGACCAGCGTGCACGTCGTGGCCGCCATGACCTCAGCCAACGTCTCCTGGGAGCCCGGCTATGACGGTGGATACGAGCAGACTTTCTCAGTTTGGTACGGCCCTCT GATGAAGAGAGCCCAGTTTGGACCCCATGACTGGCTGTCTCTCCCTGTGCCAGCTGGTTCCAGTTGGCTACTGGTGGATACCTTGGAACCAGAGACTGCCTACCAGTTCAGTGTCTTGGCTCAAAACAAGCTGGGCACCAGCTCCTTCAGTGAGGTGGTCACTGTGAACACTCTAG catTCCCTGTAACAACTCCAGAGCCTCTGGTGTTGGTTACCCCACCGAGGTGCCTAACAGCCAACCGGACACAGCAAGGCGTCCTCCTGTCGTGGCTCCCTCCCGCCAACCACAGCTTCCCCATCGACCGCTACATCATGGAATTCCGCGTGGCGGAGAAGTGGGAGATCCTGGATGATGGCATCCCGGGCTCCGAGAGCGAGTTCTTTGCCAAGGACTTGTCCCAG GACACCTGGTACGAGTTCCGTGTGCTGGCGGTCATGCAGGATCTCATCAGCGAACCCAGCAACGTCGCTGGCGTGTCCAGTACAG atgTTTTTCCTCAGCCTGACCTGACGGACGAGGGCCTAGCCCGCCCGGTGCTGGCTGGCATCGTTGCCACCATCTGCTTCCTGGCTGCTGCCATCCTCTTCAGCACACTCGCCGCCTGCTTCGTCAACAAGCAACGCAAACGCAAGCTCAAGCGCAAGAAAG ACCCTCCTCTCTCGATAACCCACTGCAGGAAGAGTTTGGAGTCCCC GTTGTCTTCCGGCAAGGTGAGTCCCGAGAGCATCCGCACGCTCCGTCCCCCCTCGGAGTCCTCTGACGACCAGGGCCCTCAGGCCAAGCGGATGCTGAGCCCCACCAAGGAGAAGGAGCTCTCCCTTTACAAGAAGACCAAACGAGCCATCAGCAGCAAGAAGTACAGCGTCTCCAAGGCGGAGGCTGAAGCTGAGGCCACCACTCCGATCGAGCTCATCAGCCGTGGGCCGGATGGGCGCTTCGTCATGGACCCGGCGGAGATGGAGCCCTCCCTGAAGACACGGCGGATCGAGGGCTTCCCCTTCGTGGAGGAGACGGACATGTACCCCGAGTTCAGGCAGTCGGACGAGGAGAATGACGACCCCGTTGTCCCCACCTCCGTGACCGCCCTGAAAGCCCAGCTCACCCCACTCTCCTCCAGCCAGGAGTCCTACCTTCAGCCACCAGCATACAGCCCCCGGTTCCACCGGGCGCTGGAGGGTCCCGGCACCCTGCAGGCCACCGGCCAGgcccgcccgccggccccccGGGCTTTCCACCACCAGTTTTACGGTtacctcagcagcagcagccccggggaGGTGGACCCGCCACCCTTCTACATGCCAGAAGTCAGCCCGCTGAGCTCGGTCATGTCCTCCCCACCACTGCCCCCCGAGGGGCCCTTCGGACACCCCACCATCCCCGAGGAGAACGGGGAGAATGCCTCCAACAGCACGCTGCCCCTGGCCCAGACCCCCACGGGGGGCCGGTCCCCCGAGCCCTGGGGTAGGGCTGAGTTCCCCTTCggcagcctggagctggcccccGCGCCGTTCCCccaccagctccagccctgcgaGGCGGCCGAGGGCTCCCAGCCCACGGGCTGCCTTCCTCGGGGGCCACCACCCTCCTCCCTCCAGGTGGTCCCTGCATCCTACTCGGGCATCCTGCCCCTGGAGGCACCAAAGAGTTGGACGGGCAAGTCACCGGGCAGGGGTCAATCCTCCGTGCCCACTACCACCAAGTGGCAGGACAAACCTATGCAACCCATGGGATGTCAAGGGCAGCTAAGACATACCAGCCAAGGTATGGGCATACCCGTGTTGCCTTACCACGAACCGTCCGAGCCCGTCGGCCCCAGCGGCACAAGCACATTCAGCCTGGACACCAGGTGGTACGAGCCCCAACCCCGACCTCGGCCCAGCCCTCGGCAGGTcaggagggctgagcccagTTTACATCAGGTGGTGCTACAACCTTCAAGGCTTTCTCCTCTGACCCAAAGTCCCCTGAGCTCCCGCAACAGCTCCCCGGAGCTGACTgcccgcgcccggccccgcccgggccTCATCCAGCAGGCGGAGGTGTCGGAGATCACGCTGCAGCCGCCCGCGGCCGTCAGCTTCTCCCGCAAATCCACGCCATCCTCCACGGGATCTCCGGCGCCAAGCAGCCgcggggacagccccagcttcCGACCGACCACCGCCTTCACCCCCGTGGGCACCGGCTTCTCCAACTCCCAGGGCTCCTCCCTGCCCGTGGAAACCATGGATGTTTTCGGAGACATCCCTTCTCCAAGGAGGGCTGACGAGGAGATTCTCCAACCGGAGCCGACATCCACCACCACGGTAGCCGCCACAGG AAAACGTCCATCTCCGCCCGGGGACGCTGCTGCACCTGAGAGGCTCGAAGCTCTGAAATACCAGCGGATAAAGAAGCCCAAAAAGTCATCCAAGGGCTCCTCGAAATCCAGAAAACAACTCA